One Methylobacterium sp. NMS14P DNA window includes the following coding sequences:
- a CDS encoding DUF308 domain-containing protein — translation MRTDPQRDRGPALPWLSAYYFVRAGVAAGWVAAALAFGRSMPAVAAALLVAYPAWDALANLADARRNGGLADNPSQALNAAISAVTAIAVAVALGWGPNAVLAVFGAWAILAGLFQLLTGARRWRAGAQWAMVLSGAQSALAGGFFIKQAAGAAVPGIVDVAPYAAFGAFYFLVSAAWLTVTLMRDASRARAA, via the coding sequence ATGAGAACCGACCCGCAGCGCGATCGCGGTCCTGCCTTGCCCTGGCTCAGCGCCTACTACTTCGTGCGTGCCGGGGTCGCTGCCGGCTGGGTGGCGGCCGCGCTCGCCTTCGGCAGAAGCATGCCGGCCGTCGCCGCGGCGCTCCTGGTCGCCTATCCCGCCTGGGACGCGCTCGCCAACCTGGCCGACGCGCGGCGCAACGGCGGCCTCGCGGACAATCCCAGTCAGGCCCTCAACGCGGCGATCAGCGCGGTGACCGCGATCGCGGTCGCCGTCGCACTCGGATGGGGCCCGAACGCGGTGCTCGCTGTGTTCGGCGCCTGGGCCATCCTCGCGGGCCTGTTCCAGCTTCTCACCGGCGCGCGCCGCTGGAGGGCCGGTGCCCAGTGGGCCATGGTCCTGAGCGGCGCCCAATCGGCGCTCGCCGGAGGCTTCTTCATCAAGCAGGCGGCCGGCGCCGCGGTGCCCGGGATCGTGGATGTCGCGCCCTATGCGGCGTTCGGCGCCTTCTATTTCCTCGTCTCGGCGGCTTGGCTGACGGTGACGCTCATGCGGGACGCGTCGCGGGCGCGCGCCGCCTAG
- a CDS encoding helix-turn-helix transcriptional regulator yields MSETLENLTDLPEGGPRSAASGDLLSHVLAQIRLTGDRVESRPVAPGERLDLDAGAGHVLVVVAGALRLEGDGEPLALGAGDLLFLPHGLGAGRLVAFEGADVVVCRFWFDPYSLRSMIALLPRQICIRREEGAGWLDGLVHFLLVETTDAEPGAALMISRIIDLAVIRTLRTWVHLGRTSGWLAGLADPRIARALKVMHERPLQRWSVEALSDVAGMSRSSFCERFNALVGRSPLRYQNEWRLNLARDMLAAGDARVGEIGLRVGYESEAAFSRAYKALFGHSPREATGRAAGARPES; encoded by the coding sequence ATGTCGGAAACGCTGGAAAACTTGACCGATCTTCCGGAGGGCGGGCCGCGCAGCGCCGCGTCCGGTGACCTGCTGTCCCACGTGCTCGCGCAGATCCGCCTCACCGGGGACCGCGTCGAGTCCCGGCCGGTCGCGCCGGGCGAGCGCCTGGATCTGGATGCCGGCGCAGGCCACGTCCTCGTGGTGGTCGCGGGCGCCCTCCGCCTCGAAGGCGATGGGGAGCCTCTCGCTCTCGGTGCCGGCGACCTGCTGTTCCTGCCCCACGGCCTCGGAGCCGGGCGATTGGTCGCCTTCGAGGGTGCGGACGTCGTCGTCTGCCGGTTCTGGTTCGATCCCTACAGTCTCCGCAGCATGATCGCGCTCCTGCCGCGGCAGATCTGCATCCGGCGCGAGGAGGGCGCCGGATGGCTCGACGGCCTCGTGCACTTCCTGCTGGTCGAGACGACCGACGCCGAACCCGGCGCGGCCCTGATGATCTCGCGCATCATCGACCTCGCGGTCATACGCACGCTGCGGACCTGGGTTCATCTCGGCCGGACGTCGGGGTGGCTGGCCGGCCTGGCCGATCCCCGCATCGCCCGTGCCCTCAAGGTCATGCACGAGAGGCCGCTGCAGCGCTGGAGCGTGGAGGCCCTGTCGGACGTCGCCGGCATGTCGCGGTCGAGCTTCTGCGAGCGGTTCAACGCGCTCGTCGGTCGCTCACCCCTGCGCTACCAGAACGAGTGGCGCCTGAACCTCGCGCGGGACATGCTCGCCGCGGGCGACGCGCGCGTCGGCGAGATCGGTCTGCGCGTCGGATACGAGTCGGAGGCGGCGTTCAGCCGGGCCTACAAGGCGCTGTTCGGCCATTCGCCCCGGGAGGCGACCGGTCGAGCCGCCGGGGCGCGTCCGGAAAGCTGA
- the uraH gene encoding hydroxyisourate hydrolase: protein MGHLSTHVLDTAAGKPAAGVTVELRRLAEDGTGETVASATTDGDGRTDGPLLAGDALTPGTYELVFAVGAYFAGTGAGAQRPFLDRVPVRFCVSDPDAKYHVPLLITPWSYSTYRGS, encoded by the coding sequence ATGGGCCATCTTTCGACACACGTCCTCGACACGGCCGCGGGCAAGCCGGCGGCCGGGGTCACCGTCGAGCTCCGGCGCCTCGCCGAGGACGGCACCGGGGAGACCGTCGCGTCGGCCACGACCGACGGCGACGGGCGGACCGACGGGCCTCTGCTTGCGGGCGACGCCCTGACGCCCGGGACCTACGAGCTCGTCTTCGCCGTCGGCGCCTACTTCGCCGGGACGGGTGCCGGCGCCCAGCGACCGTTCCTCGACCGCGTGCCGGTGCGCTTCTGCGTCTCGGACCCGGACGCCAAGTATCACGTCCCGCTGCTCATCACGCCGTGGAGCTACTCGACCTACCGCGGAAGCTGA
- a CDS encoding urate hydroxylase PuuD has product MYPILHEWGGFLIRWTHVVAAIAWIGASFYFMHLDASLRAIPAIPTGKGGEAWEVHGGGFYQVRKYLVAPDRMPEHLIWHKWQSYATWLSGFSLLCWVYYGQADLYLIDPAVRVITPMTGAAIGLGALALGWLIYDGLNRSPLANRPPLLAAAVFLTVVAFAYGFQQVFSGRAAMLHTGAVIATWMTGNVFLVIMPNQRKAIAELVAGRVPNPAWGKQAKNRSSHNNYLTLPVLFFMLSGHYPMAWSSPYSWTIVGLVVIAGGVVRHYFNVRNAGGGDRWWTWGVATACVAAAVAISVASSPGARERIGLSATAEPAPTSAPAPAISLAAAGTGALEGPAVDDAVMAVVGTRCAMCHAAEPLWPGMTSPPKGVLLDSPEHVARFAPAIRLQAVLTHAMPPNNITDMQPEEREALARWLDAR; this is encoded by the coding sequence ATGTATCCGATCCTGCACGAATGGGGCGGGTTCCTCATTCGATGGACCCATGTCGTCGCGGCGATCGCCTGGATCGGCGCGTCGTTCTACTTCATGCATCTCGACGCCAGCTTGCGCGCCATTCCGGCAATCCCGACCGGCAAGGGCGGCGAGGCCTGGGAGGTGCACGGCGGCGGCTTCTACCAGGTGCGCAAGTATCTCGTCGCGCCCGACCGGATGCCGGAGCACCTGATCTGGCACAAGTGGCAATCCTACGCGACCTGGCTGTCGGGCTTCTCGCTGCTGTGCTGGGTCTATTACGGTCAGGCCGACCTCTACCTGATCGATCCGGCGGTCCGCGTGATCACGCCGATGACCGGGGCGGCCATCGGCCTCGGCGCCCTCGCCCTCGGCTGGCTGATCTATGACGGGCTCAACCGCTCGCCCCTGGCCAACCGGCCGCCGCTGCTCGCGGCCGCCGTGTTCCTCACCGTGGTCGCCTTCGCGTACGGCTTCCAGCAGGTCTTCTCCGGCCGGGCCGCGATGCTGCACACCGGCGCGGTGATCGCGACCTGGATGACCGGCAACGTCTTCCTCGTCATCATGCCCAACCAGCGCAAGGCGATCGCCGAGCTGGTCGCGGGCCGGGTCCCGAACCCCGCCTGGGGCAAGCAGGCGAAGAACCGCTCGTCCCACAACAACTACCTGACGCTGCCGGTGCTGTTCTTCATGCTGTCCGGCCACTACCCGATGGCGTGGTCCTCGCCCTACAGCTGGACCATCGTCGGCCTCGTGGTGATCGCGGGCGGCGTCGTCCGCCACTACTTCAACGTGCGCAACGCCGGCGGGGGCGACCGCTGGTGGACCTGGGGCGTCGCGACGGCCTGCGTGGCCGCGGCGGTCGCGATCAGCGTCGCCTCCTCGCCGGGCGCCCGCGAGCGGATCGGCCTGTCGGCCACCGCCGAGCCGGCCCCGACCTCGGCCCCGGCCCCGGCGATCAGCCTCGCGGCAGCCGGGACGGGCGCGCTCGAGGGCCCCGCGGTCGACGACGCCGTGATGGCCGTGGTCGGGACGCGCTGCGCCATGTGCCACGCCGCCGAGCCCCTGTGGCCGGGCATGACGAGCCCACCCAAGGGCGTGCTCCTCGACAGCCCCGAGCACGTCGCGCGCTTCGCGCCGGCCATCCGCCTGCAGGCCGTCCTGACCCACGCGATGCCGCCGAACAACATCACCGACATGCAGCCCGAGGAGCGCGAGGCGCTCGCCCGCTGGCTCGACGCGCGATAA
- the puuE gene encoding allantoinase PuuE: MTAPDTDGPPRDFVGYGEAPPDARWPGGARVAVQFVLNYEEGGERSVLDGDPHAEIFLSEIAGATPFPARHMSMESLYEYGARAGVWRILRLFRERGVPLTVFGVAQALARNPAAVEAFLRDGHEIAGHGWRWLPYQDVPEAVEREHLARAVETIRSLTGETPLGWYTGRDSPNTRRLVVEQGGFLYDSDSYADDLPYWVRVAGRDHLVVPYTLDTNDMRFSIPGGFPSGDQFFAHLRDAFDCLYEEGASAPKMLSIGLHCRLVGRPARLPALARFLDHVLAHPDVWVTRRIDIARHWAAHHPPGAPAAGPTPERTGP, translated from the coding sequence GTGACCGCACCGGATACAGACGGCCCGCCGCGCGACTTCGTCGGCTACGGCGAGGCGCCGCCCGACGCCCGCTGGCCCGGCGGCGCCCGCGTCGCCGTCCAGTTCGTGCTGAACTACGAGGAGGGCGGCGAGCGCTCCGTCCTCGACGGCGACCCCCACGCCGAGATCTTCCTCTCCGAGATCGCCGGGGCCACGCCCTTCCCCGCGCGGCACATGAGCATGGAGAGCCTCTACGAGTACGGCGCGCGCGCGGGCGTCTGGCGGATCCTGCGCCTGTTCCGCGAGCGCGGCGTGCCCCTCACGGTCTTCGGCGTCGCGCAGGCGCTCGCCCGCAATCCGGCCGCCGTGGAGGCCTTTCTCCGCGACGGCCACGAGATTGCCGGCCACGGCTGGCGCTGGCTGCCCTACCAGGACGTTCCGGAGGCGGTCGAGCGGGAGCACCTCGCCCGCGCGGTCGAGACGATCCGGAGCCTGACCGGCGAGACGCCGCTCGGCTGGTACACCGGCCGCGACAGCCCGAACACCCGGCGGCTCGTGGTCGAGCAGGGCGGCTTCCTCTACGATTCGGACAGCTACGCCGACGACCTGCCCTACTGGGTCCGCGTCGCCGGCCGGGACCACCTCGTGGTGCCCTACACCCTCGACACCAACGACATGCGCTTCTCGATCCCCGGCGGCTTCCCGTCGGGCGACCAGTTCTTCGCGCACCTGCGCGACGCCTTCGACTGCCTCTACGAGGAGGGGGCGAGCGCCCCGAAGATGCTGTCGATCGGGCTGCATTGCCGCCTCGTCGGGCGTCCCGCCCGCCTGCCGGCCCTCGCGCGGTTCCTCGACCACGTCCTGGCCCATCCCGACGTCTGGGTGACCCGGCGGATCGACATCGCCCGGCACTGGGCGGCCCACCATCCTCCCGGCGCCCCGGCGGCGGGACCGACCCCGGAGAGGACAGGTCCGTGA
- the uraD gene encoding 2-oxo-4-hydroxy-4-carboxy-5-ureidoimidazoline decarboxylase, with the protein MITIAALNALARDAFVDLLAEVYEHSPWVPEAAFDRGPFAARADLHAAMEATVAGADRVRQLALLRAHPELAGRAAQRGELTAHSSREQAGSGLLGGPSPEVARLRDLNRAYAERFGFPFIIAVRGLDRDAILARLEQRLGNPPEVERDEALRQVGRIAALRLEALVAA; encoded by the coding sequence GTGATCACCATCGCCGCGCTCAACGCGCTCGCGCGCGACGCCTTCGTGGATCTCCTCGCCGAGGTCTACGAGCATTCCCCCTGGGTCCCCGAGGCGGCCTTCGACCGCGGGCCCTTCGCGGCGCGCGCGGACCTGCACGCGGCGATGGAGGCGACGGTGGCCGGCGCCGACCGGGTCCGCCAGCTCGCCCTCCTGCGGGCGCATCCCGAACTCGCCGGGCGGGCCGCCCAGCGCGGCGAGCTCACCGCGCATTCCAGCCGCGAGCAGGCGGGAAGCGGCCTGCTGGGCGGCCCCTCCCCGGAGGTGGCGCGGCTGCGGGACCTCAACCGCGCCTACGCCGAGCGCTTCGGATTCCCGTTCATCATCGCCGTCCGGGGCCTCGACCGCGACGCGATCCTCGCCCGGCTGGAGCAGCGGCTCGGCAACCCGCCGGAGGTCGAGCGCGACGAGGCCCTGCGGCAGGTCGGACGGATCGCCGCCCTGCGCCTGGAGGCCCTCGTCGCGGCCTGA
- a CDS encoding LysR family transcriptional regulator: MISLESIRIFLRSAETGSFSAAGRSLRLSPSVVSYRIQTLEEHLGCLLLTRTTRRMSLTEAGRIFYDRCLDITAAVEQAEKSVETAGAVPRGVLKVTAPLGLGRRVVAPLVPRFRARHGETDVRLRLSEHLLDLVQEAVDVAVRLSQMRDSTFTLRKVAEIERVLCAAPAYLAEHPAPAEPADLLQHACLLLRYPGSEQFRWTLVDGQETVTLPVSGHIDADDGDTLTAWALAGEGIVLKPLFEVAAHLAEGRLVPVLEHTPPTSVTLGLLYPSRKMLSARTKTFVDMTHEALRQHVGEQLALVGGRAA; encoded by the coding sequence ATGATTTCTCTGGAGAGCATCCGCATCTTCCTGCGCTCGGCGGAGACGGGGAGCTTCTCGGCCGCCGGCCGCTCGCTGCGGCTGTCACCGTCGGTGGTGAGCTACCGGATCCAGACCCTGGAGGAGCATCTCGGCTGCCTGCTGCTGACCCGGACGACGCGGCGCATGAGCCTCACGGAGGCCGGCCGGATCTTCTACGACCGCTGCCTCGACATCACCGCGGCGGTCGAGCAGGCGGAGAAGAGCGTCGAGACCGCGGGCGCGGTGCCCCGCGGGGTGCTGAAGGTGACGGCGCCGCTCGGTCTCGGCCGCCGGGTCGTCGCGCCGCTCGTGCCGCGCTTCCGCGCCCGCCACGGCGAGACCGATGTCCGGCTGCGCCTGTCGGAGCACCTCCTCGACCTCGTGCAGGAGGCGGTCGACGTCGCGGTCCGCCTGTCGCAGATGCGCGATTCCACCTTCACCCTGCGGAAGGTCGCGGAGATCGAGCGGGTCCTGTGCGCGGCGCCGGCCTACCTGGCCGAGCACCCCGCGCCCGCCGAGCCGGCGGACCTGCTGCAGCACGCTTGCCTGCTGCTGCGCTATCCCGGCTCCGAGCAGTTCCGCTGGACCCTGGTCGACGGCCAGGAGACCGTGACCCTGCCGGTCTCGGGGCACATCGACGCCGACGACGGCGACACGCTCACCGCCTGGGCGCTCGCCGGCGAGGGCATCGTCCTGAAGCCGCTGTTCGAGGTCGCGGCGCACCTCGCCGAGGGGCGGCTCGTCCCGGTCCTGGAGCACACCCCGCCGACCAGCGTGACGCTCGGCCTGCTCTACCCGTCCCGCAAGATGCTGTCGGCCCGGACCAAGACCTTCGTCGACATGACGCACGAGGCGCTGCGCCAGCACGTGGGCGAGCAGCTCGCCCTGGTCGGCGGCCGGGCGGCCTGA
- a CDS encoding c-type cytochrome: protein MRIPSLTTPARRVGAGLAAALAVAVSAAGLVASGALERSVVARDVETPLSAEAMRGLAPRGAKVAAAADCFACHTARGGAPWAGGLPLETPFGTIHATNISPSPQGIGGWSRADFHRALRDGIAPGGRHLYPAMPYTSYRGLAPEDVDALYAYLMTRAPVAVENRANTLAFPFDQRWTLAAWNLLSLPATVAAPDPGRSPLWNRGRYVADALGHCGECHTPRTVIQAMRPDAVYRGATIEGVEAPDITPTGLARMGFTPHGLRDFMRTGLSAQGGATHQMFDVVHFSTQHMDEADLAALSAYLFDRDALPAEPEMPVAATPAAIPAAVAARGRASYAGLCAGCHGGAGEGIPHVSVPLRTNTAMRVAGAGGLLRAILVGLPAQRFPGNERMEAMPPFAALIDDAALADLATWMRAEWGGQGQAVTPDEVARQRAGLRADASN, encoded by the coding sequence ATGCGGATCCCGTCCCTCACCACCCCCGCGCGGCGCGTCGGCGCCGGGCTCGCGGCCGCCCTCGCGGTGGCCGTCTCGGCGGCCGGCCTCGTCGCCTCCGGCGCCCTGGAGCGCAGCGTCGTCGCGCGCGACGTCGAGACCCCGCTGAGCGCGGAGGCCATGCGCGGCCTCGCCCCCCGCGGCGCCAAGGTCGCCGCCGCGGCCGACTGCTTCGCCTGCCACACGGCCCGGGGCGGCGCCCCCTGGGCGGGGGGACTGCCCCTGGAGACGCCCTTCGGCACGATCCACGCCACCAACATCTCGCCGAGCCCGCAGGGCATCGGCGGCTGGAGCCGCGCCGACTTCCACCGGGCCCTGCGCGACGGGATCGCGCCGGGCGGCCGCCACCTCTACCCGGCGATGCCCTACACGTCGTATCGCGGCCTCGCGCCGGAGGATGTCGACGCCCTCTACGCCTACCTGATGACCCGCGCGCCGGTCGCGGTGGAGAACCGGGCCAACACCCTCGCCTTCCCGTTCGACCAGCGCTGGACCCTGGCGGCCTGGAACCTCCTGAGCCTGCCGGCCACGGTCGCCGCGCCCGATCCGGGCCGCTCCCCCCTGTGGAACCGGGGCCGCTACGTCGCCGACGCCCTCGGCCATTGCGGCGAGTGCCACACGCCGCGCACCGTGATCCAGGCCATGCGCCCGGACGCCGTCTATCGCGGCGCCACGATCGAGGGCGTCGAGGCGCCCGACATCACGCCGACGGGCCTCGCGCGGATGGGCTTCACCCCGCACGGCCTGCGCGACTTCATGCGCACGGGCCTCTCGGCCCAGGGCGGCGCGACGCACCAGATGTTCGACGTCGTGCATTTCTCGACGCAGCACATGGACGAGGCCGACCTCGCGGCGCTCTCGGCCTACCTGTTCGACCGCGACGCCCTGCCGGCCGAGCCCGAGATGCCGGTCGCCGCCACCCCCGCGGCGATCCCCGCGGCGGTCGCGGCCCGGGGACGGGCCAGCTACGCCGGCCTCTGCGCCGGCTGCCACGGCGGGGCGGGGGAGGGGATCCCCCACGTCTCCGTGCCGCTGCGGACGAACACCGCGATGCGGGTCGCGGGCGCGGGCGGTCTCCTGCGGGCGATCCTCGTCGGGCTCCCGGCGCAGCGCTTCCCGGGCAACGAGCGGATGGAGGCCATGCCGCCCTTCGCCGCCCTGATCGACGACGCGGCGCTCGCCGACCTCGCGACCTGGATGCGGGCCGAATGGGGCGGGCAGGGTCAGGCGGTCACGCCGGACGAGGTCGCGCGCCAGCGCGCGGGTTTGCGGGCCGACGCTTCGAACTGA
- a CDS encoding (2Fe-2S)-binding protein, whose protein sequence is MSAAIEIKDLSLRVNGAAVGPIPVPVGTSLLDVLHEWLGLTGSRMGCGQGICHACTVMLEEAAGPREMRACITGAHWFEGRSIRTVEGHARTAPDGTVVLSPVQQAFIENFAFQCGYCTPGFVTGASVLIERLRREPIRRDEVERVVTEALDRHICRCTGYVRYHQAVRDLVLATPGLVTA, encoded by the coding sequence ATGAGCGCCGCCATCGAGATCAAGGACCTCTCGCTCCGCGTGAACGGCGCGGCCGTCGGTCCGATCCCCGTCCCCGTTGGCACGAGCCTGCTCGACGTCCTGCACGAGTGGCTGGGCCTCACCGGCAGCCGCATGGGCTGCGGGCAGGGCATCTGCCACGCCTGCACGGTGATGCTGGAGGAGGCGGCCGGCCCGCGGGAGATGCGCGCCTGCATCACCGGCGCGCACTGGTTCGAGGGGCGGAGCATCCGCACCGTCGAGGGCCATGCCCGCACCGCGCCGGACGGCACCGTCGTGCTCTCGCCGGTCCAGCAGGCGTTCATCGAGAACTTCGCGTTCCAGTGCGGCTACTGCACGCCGGGCTTCGTCACCGGGGCGAGCGTGCTGATCGAGCGCCTGCGCCGCGAGCCGATCCGCCGCGACGAGGTCGAGCGGGTCGTCACCGAGGCCCTCGACCGCCACATCTGCCGCTGCACCGGCTACGTCCGCTACCATCAGGCGGTGCGCGACCTCGTGCTGGCGACCCCCGGTCTGGTGACCGCCTGA
- a CDS encoding xanthine dehydrogenase family protein molybdopterin-binding subunit, producing the protein MRKDAVSAETIKALSRRHFLKAGAAAGVAVKVSFLAPPARAQLAETGLSAGSPWAAPGRPRYRLDAVAKVTGAKTFSRDYRARDLAGWPAGQAHAFLVAATRADRRFTGLDLSRLPASLRPDRIVRHEDLVADGVSVPHPDFFGDWFLVPRGETPRLLGQPVAILIYADFPRFAAAKRTLRFADDVVQYGAETGPRPPAHYGASRWVRIEGDAPDAPDRFSPFEQSPIFAGFSGDEPAWPKAGEDGPFARGMAAAAAIAAEIDGAGADALVMRRTYRSQSTDASAMEADNGNVWYDPDTGTLRLMMATQSPYDVAEAAAALVSKSRFPLREVDLKVGYTVGYGTKDHHIFPFLCVVAALYAGGRPVRLANDRFEQFQNGLKRHAFRMDNVLLVDRASGRFRAMTGRFACDGGGRPNYSVAVSFVGATAAQSIYYLPKSDFQAIALASRAVEAGSTRGFGTLQTMSATEMMVDEAAALLDIDAIELRLRNVLRSGQRNSQGAVPAGALRNAEILTKAAAHPLWRDRAARKAAYEAAHPGRRYGVGFAQVHKDYGTGAEAAVASLELDPRGRLSLRHVAHEMGPGVTTSQAVMVAEILGRVPSETAFGVVRWPEMPLETSDQPYTTPQEEEDRRAQNPRWTPRFTSPMSATNSAYYLGHATRTAARFLVDHAVWPAARALWARGGGGGALASYHVVARDELRLVDGQVLGGGLPPLSLEQVAAEAHRLGLPVGVTLHTFNRWQWAEAEFDLPGTGRTRLPIDALSVRYGAGAPPERRALMANAGWHFVPRAAVFYPPTQRNNVGTTYYSPMATLAEVAVDTASGDVTILSHHSILECGRQIVPELVSGQVQGGLAMGIGHALKEVLPLYEDGPGDGTWNWNRYELPRARDVAPWNQTVEILPPLSETDPPKGIAEVVMIAVVPALANAVAHAIGHRFHELPIRPERIREALA; encoded by the coding sequence ATGAGGAAAGACGCCGTGTCGGCCGAGACCATCAAGGCGCTCTCGCGGCGCCACTTCCTGAAGGCCGGCGCGGCGGCGGGCGTCGCCGTGAAGGTCTCCTTCCTGGCGCCCCCGGCCCGGGCGCAGCTCGCCGAGACCGGCCTGTCCGCCGGCTCCCCGTGGGCCGCGCCGGGCCGGCCCCGCTACCGCCTCGACGCCGTCGCCAAGGTCACGGGCGCCAAGACCTTCTCCCGCGACTACCGGGCCCGCGACCTCGCCGGCTGGCCCGCCGGCCAAGCCCACGCCTTCCTCGTCGCGGCGACCCGCGCCGACCGCCGCTTCACCGGCCTCGACCTGTCGCGGCTCCCGGCCTCCCTGCGGCCGGACCGGATCGTCCGGCACGAGGACCTGGTGGCGGACGGGGTCTCGGTCCCGCACCCCGACTTCTTCGGCGACTGGTTCCTCGTGCCGCGGGGCGAGACGCCGCGCCTGCTCGGGCAGCCGGTGGCGATCCTGATCTACGCCGACTTCCCGCGCTTCGCCGCGGCCAAGCGCACCCTGCGCTTCGCCGACGACGTCGTGCAGTACGGCGCCGAGACCGGTCCCAGGCCGCCGGCCCATTACGGCGCCTCGCGCTGGGTGCGGATCGAGGGCGACGCGCCGGACGCGCCCGACCGGTTCTCGCCGTTCGAGCAGTCCCCGATCTTCGCCGGCTTCTCCGGCGACGAACCCGCCTGGCCGAAGGCCGGCGAGGACGGCCCCTTCGCCAGGGGCATGGCGGCGGCGGCCGCCATCGCGGCCGAGATCGACGGCGCCGGCGCGGACGCCCTGGTGATGCGGCGGACCTACCGGTCGCAGTCGACGGACGCCTCGGCCATGGAGGCCGACAACGGCAACGTCTGGTACGATCCGGACACCGGCACGCTGCGCCTGATGATGGCGACGCAGTCGCCCTACGACGTGGCCGAGGCCGCCGCCGCGCTGGTCTCGAAGTCCCGGTTCCCGCTCAGGGAGGTCGATCTCAAGGTCGGCTACACGGTCGGGTACGGGACGAAGGACCACCACATCTTCCCGTTCCTCTGCGTCGTGGCCGCGCTCTACGCGGGCGGGCGGCCGGTGCGCCTCGCCAACGACCGGTTCGAGCAGTTCCAGAACGGGCTGAAGCGCCACGCCTTCCGCATGGACAACGTCCTGCTGGTGGACCGGGCCAGCGGCCGGTTCCGGGCCATGACCGGGCGCTTCGCCTGCGACGGCGGCGGGCGCCCCAACTACTCCGTCGCGGTCTCCTTCGTCGGCGCCACCGCGGCGCAGTCGATCTACTACCTGCCGAAGAGCGACTTCCAGGCGATCGCCCTGGCCTCGCGGGCCGTGGAGGCCGGATCGACCCGGGGCTTCGGCACGCTCCAGACGATGTCGGCCACCGAGATGATGGTCGACGAGGCGGCGGCGCTTCTGGACATCGACGCGATCGAGCTGCGCCTGCGCAACGTGCTCCGCTCGGGCCAGCGCAACAGCCAGGGCGCGGTCCCGGCCGGGGCGCTGCGCAACGCGGAGATCCTGACGAAGGCCGCCGCGCACCCGCTCTGGCGGGACCGGGCGGCGCGCAAGGCCGCCTACGAGGCCGCCCATCCCGGCCGCCGCTACGGCGTCGGCTTCGCGCAGGTGCACAAGGATTACGGCACGGGCGCCGAGGCGGCGGTCGCGTCGCTGGAGCTCGACCCGCGGGGCCGCCTGAGCCTGCGCCACGTCGCCCACGAGATGGGCCCGGGCGTCACCACCTCGCAGGCGGTCATGGTGGCCGAGATCCTCGGCCGGGTGCCTTCGGAGACCGCGTTCGGCGTGGTGCGCTGGCCCGAGATGCCCCTCGAGACCTCCGACCAGCCCTACACGACGCCCCAGGAAGAGGAGGACCGCCGGGCGCAGAACCCCCGCTGGACCCCGCGCTTCACCTCGCCGATGAGCGCGACCAACTCCGCCTACTACCTCGGCCACGCCACCCGGACGGCCGCGCGGTTCCTCGTCGACCACGCCGTCTGGCCCGCCGCCCGCGCGCTCTGGGCGCGGGGCGGCGGCGGCGGGGCGCTGGCCTCCTACCACGTGGTCGCCCGCGATGAGCTGCGGCTGGTGGACGGGCAAGTGCTGGGCGGCGGCCTGCCGCCGCTGTCGCTGGAGCAGGTCGCCGCCGAGGCGCACCGGCTCGGGCTGCCGGTGGGCGTGACCCTCCACACCTTCAACCGCTGGCAATGGGCCGAGGCCGAGTTCGACCTGCCCGGAACGGGCCGGACGCGCCTGCCGATCGACGCCCTGTCGGTGCGCTACGGCGCCGGGGCCCCACCCGAGCGCCGCGCCCTGATGGCGAATGCGGGCTGGCACTTCGTGCCCCGGGCGGCGGTCTTCTACCCGCCGACCCAGCGCAACAATGTCGGCACGACCTACTATTCGCCGATGGCCACCCTGGCGGAGGTCGCGGTCGACACCGCCAGCGGCGACGTGACGATCCTGTCCCACCACTCGATCCTCGAGTGCGGCCGCCAGATCGTGCCCGAGCTGGTCTCCGGCCAGGTGCAGGGCGGCCTCGCCATGGGGATCGGCCACGCCCTCAAGGAGGTGCTGCCCCTCTACGAGGACGGCCCCGGCGACGGCACGTGGAACTGGAACCGCTACGAGCTGCCCCGCGCCCGCGACGTGGCCCCGTGGAACCAGACGGTGGAGATCCTGCCGCCGCTCTCCGAGACCGACCCGCCCAAGGGCATCGCCGAGGTCGTGATGATCGCCGTCGTCCCGGCGCTGGCCAACGCCGTCGCGCACGCGATCGGCCACCGCTTCCACGAACTCCCCATCCGGCCCGAGCGCATCCGCGAGGCACTGGCATGA